GGTGAGATCAGTGCTATCAAACAAAGTAAAAGTCGTGTACACTAGGAGTTACTGTAGGTTGCTAATGGCAGGGGTTCTCCAAATATTTGGGTCGAACGAGCCAGCGCAGAAATTTTTCCAAGGACACCCTCGTGATCGTAACGACCGCAAAGCATAACTACCATGTCCACTCCTtaaccctctgttaaccaagcagggttccaggttatctgaaaATGTACAAGActggtcaataatggcaaatgccaagtcggtaaactggaaaaggggccctaatgtaccatgtccaaaaatgcaacatagATCAACAGAGGGTTAAAAGGCAGAAGAATGAAAAAGTTTGATATTTTGgaaaatcaagaaaaatgtGTAATGTTACAATACCAAAAGGATACTTTTAAGACATAAGAATTTTTCAAAGATAAAGTGAcagtattattatattaaagtTCAACGAgggaataaaatacaattttaagtgAATTTCAAAAACAGAACCTTATTCTCAATATTGTCTTcaattcaataataataattgctaaTTATTTTTCCGAGCCCACAGCCTGGAGAACCCCTGGTCCACTGGCATCTTGTGTGATACCTACTCAGTTAGTATGTTGCGTGCTTGTATTACTGTTTCTGTTCTACACATTATCATATAGGCATGTTTTAGATAGATAAAAGTGTTTGGTGaaagaaaatatatgaaatacGTATGCAGATTAGGGGGCTCGCACAGCAGCTCTATAGCGGGGGCAATTTGAAACGCAGAATTTGCACTAACGCGTCGGAATTGACGGAGGCGACGAGGGCCGTCCGTCTTTGTGTTGTTTGTCGAGTGAAGCAAAAGCCGATTTGCGATGGTGCTAAACGTGTTGAGTGATGTCACGTGACCGACCGAGGACTCAGACGACCGTGTTTGCACGTGGCGCCCTTGCCGTGCTCACcatagtattttattattttatgtagACAACTTTGTCATTGTGGGGTCTCTTGTgttttgtactttaaatgtttcatcactgtgtggaaagaaataaaacagcGTAGTTCAATTAGAATAATAATTCCAGTTTGCGTGGacaaactaattaaaaaaaaaaaaaagtcggatTTTCTTACAGGATTAACAAAAATACTCATGCCCACCAAATTGGGTTATACATCGTGGTTCTATTAATTTTTGGTGTGGAtgattaaaataacaaaataatgacAGTGGTCGTGGTTCAGGAAAGCAATgttttttgaaaatggaaaaggtCGTGTGACTCCCTTTAGTGGCAGTGGTCTAATTATTGTCATTTGACACAACTGTGAAGACCATTAACTTTTACAAGACGTCAAattatcaagatttttttttaagcgggtTAGTGGGATGTTAGTAGATGTTATATATTTGAGAAATGGTGATGCAGAATACGAGTGTGGGTTTGGCATATTTGAATTGCCAAGGGAGGGCTCGTTTTAGGAAATGAAATGTGGATTGTTGTGATGAAGGGAAGTGTTCCAAAGAGAGATGTTCCGTATCTTTAACATTGTCACTCCATCAGAGCGAGTATCCCAAACTACGACGAAACCCTGTCAACCGCAGATAAACCACAAGACTCATTTAGCAAGAAAATAGCCTGTGACTTTATACACATGGGAACGTTTCGTTTCAGTTTGAGCTGTGCATATGATCAAATACCtctactatatatttttttttcgtttgtttttggtAGTACACACAACAAAGTACGTACTGTTTTTGTGACCTTGGCTTGTTGCTGTTGTGACCGTAGGAATTTGTCCCTCTGCTTTGATCCAAAATTGTTTAGCCACACTGAATAGTCCGTTGCTGTGAAGAAATATAGGTTCACGTAAATATTTGTTCActatttaaaattatgcaatgaCACTGTGGCGAGTGTGCGTTGTTTCGCGGTAGTTTGTCTTTCTTTTAGGAGTCAGTCACCTGGAGAAATGCGCGGGTTTAACATGTTTAAGTTGGTGTAACACTCCTTGTCCTTGTTTGCCTTCTTACAGCGTAACCTTTGTCCATGTATGCACTTTAACTACCAAATAAAGTCAAGAGTATAAAGACGTGTGTATATTCATCtcattttacaatatttgtgTCGTATTGTTTACAAAATTCCACAGTGACTAAATCAGGTTGCATGAACTAAGCTGCAACTGACAACTGCAAAATCTTCAGTGAACAGTGAAAAACAACTCTGCctttaaaatgacaataatgCTCGAGTTTCCTTTATTAGATGTTCACGTATTATTGTTTGGTCAGCAGTAATATACAACGACACTTCATCGTACTAGACAGCAATTTCCCATATTCTGTGATCAAACTGTAAGAAAAAGCAATTATACCGAATAGGAAACAAGAACCTCATTAAGAAACAGCAAAGAAAGTGTGTTAAGAGGAAGTACAATAGGTAGTAAAATGTATAGGCTACTATATATTCCTGTACATTGTGCTCAATACTatccagtggtacctctacttgcaATTAAACTGACTAGGGTTTTTcaagtttaaataaaatgtaatccaAAATAATGATCTATGGGTTTAATCCATTTTACTGATGCATTCATTTGAAACTAAGTCATCAAAATGTGATCAAATGTAGTTATATTACTTTGAGAGTAAATGAAATTTGTTGAAAACTTATTTTCAACAGCATAACTTGTAATCGTAACCAACTACATTTGCAAAGTCATCATCCCAACAACGCGCAAAAAATAttctttgcatttatttttctaactgcatttttttcctctgcaaaagtacaataaagtggatttctattttttttcattataaccccccccccaaaaaaaaaaaatctttttgcgTATAGGAGCGATTTAAGAGATATGTGTTTTAAGTTACGAGAGTGGTCATGGAGCAAATTAAACTTGCAGGTCAATTCATCACGACTGTATATTTTGGAGGAAATTCACACTTTTGTCACTCTACGCCTACacaagcttaaaaaaaacatgacaattaGTTGCCATCATACACTGAAATACTTTGAGAACAAATGGTGTAACAGTATACCGCACATAATTTTCTCATATAAAAGATAACAAATAAAACAGATAAAATTGTTCGGCGTTCCTCAAAAGTAGCCTCTGTGGAGTTCTGAGTATGTTCTTAGCATCATTACGGGTGGTGCAATCTTTCGACATTTCTGCGTCAAGGGGAAACAAAAGGCATAAAAGTACAGTCTTTGATCAATGTGACATGAGGCTACATGCATACTGCATGAAGTTTATGATGTTGTGCTCGGAGGCACACATTGGGATGGATGCTAATGAACAGTGCAGAACATGGTGTATCTTGCGCGCCCTCCAGTGGACACTAATCGGTAAAGACATCTCTTTGCGGACATCCTGTAAATCCCAAAACTACGTGGTAACCATTCAGAATGTTTGCTGGAACTTTATTACCGACTGCTCTTTGCCCCTCTAATCAAGTTTACTCGCAGAATATTTATACGTTATGCATCTTGTGTTGGTTTTGGAGCCAACTGAAAAAGTCACTTACTTTGAGATTGTAATTGGACACATAAGTGAACGATTAAACTTGAACTCCTCATCAGCCTTTCACACCTGCCGTTGTCACCTGACCAAGTCATCAGCGTGGACATAGACATCTATTAAACGATACTCGGAACGCCATCATAGTTTACGTTAGCTGGTCCGCCATATTGAATGAGGAATGTCTGCCCCAGAGACGAAAGTAAACTACCTAAACTGTAAAGCAACAACCTACAACGTGGGCAAAGTTCCCGTCTCTCGTTCACCCGTTCGCACACGCATTTATCTGCCTGAGAACCAAATTGGTATCAATAAGGAATGCACGATAATAATATTTATCATCAGAGTTGCAATTTAGTACTCACGCAAAGGTTTGAAAAATACGTCAGTTTTGTGTTCACCTATATGttgaatattaataatattggTGAGAAACTAATTTGCGTGTCCTCCTTGTTCACCGCGAAAAGACTTTTAAGTGTACGAGGGCCATTGAACTCATCACCGAAGGCTCACACCTGGCTGGGGTCAGCTGATGGTGATGAGTTGATACTTTGGCTCCGTCCATCGCGGACGCGCACTTCATtcgctctcttttcttttcttgttttttacttttaattttgtatCCGTTTAAGTTTATCATCAACAGACATGACACTTTCGGGTCTCCTCGCAGCAGCTTACGTGCTCGTCCTCCTCTGCAGTGTCCGGGGTAACTCAGCCTGGTCTCACCCGGCAAAGTCGTGCGGTTACCCTCCATCGCAGTGGTGTCGCTCCCTGGAGATTGCGCTTGAATGCAAAGTGAGTACAGTACAGAAGAAAGGTTGCACTTGCAGCATGAacagtcacccccccccccccgggcaaCAATGTTAATTAAACATTGGTCACAAATATTAAGATAACGTTTGCAGGGGTGGAAAGTAATTCCAAACACGTTGGGACTCGAGACTGTGTGACCGTACCGGGCAGTTTTTGAGGAGCAGGTCTAGAATGTTGAGCTAACAAGATTCCCAAACAAAAGTCAAGATTATGAAAGCATGGGTTAAAGGGTGGAGCTGTttgaaaatatccattgtatttatttgctgTACTCCTTTAAATTGATTGCCGAAATGTGCAGATACTGGCCTTATTTCAAGGTGTCTGGTACTCTAGAATGCTGCACATACTCAAGACACATACACAGAAATGGCAATACATCATGTGTTCACAATTGTCCGTCATTTTATTAATTGATGTTATGTATCAAAAGTGCTAGTGGTGTGCCACTCTGCATCTGTGAGTACCTGAGTGTAATTCTTTCCCATATCAGTCTGAAAAGAAGGGGGGATACAATACTTCATTTTCAGTCGCATGTGATTATAATGTAAACTGCCATGATTTTCAACCAACCCCTTTTCCTTGgaaattaacaaaatgttgGTTTAATGCGTTTTAACATTCATGATCATATgaaaactgcctttttttttttttttaaacccagtgTAGCCTAATGTATCAACTGTATTATTCAGGCGTTTGCGTGGTTTGCGCTAAAATGAGAGTCATGCTTCAGAGATTGAAAAGCATTCTGCCTTCATGTGACGGGATGTGCTGTTCTGGTCCAAATGTATTAAACAAATTGGATTTTCAAACTGAATGGTTTGAGAGGAAGTTGGAACTTTGTGCCTTCTACCACATTCTCAAAGCATGTGTTTTATGGTAACTGAAAACTTTTTTCACGAGCAGGTTTGGTACGATTTCTCTAGCTGACGACCCATCCAGGacgaaagatggatggatagatggatggatattctcgGCTTTCACGTTGATGGCGTTTCCTCCAAAGAAGCATTCCACATAGCCTGAGCCAATAAAACCACCTGGTGTTTGTTGGGTTCCCCTCACGTAGGTGCAGAAGCAGTGCATGGAACTCGCCGCCATCCGTCCACAGGAGGCTGCCCCCCCTGTGTCTGTTACACTGTACTACGAGAGTCTGTGTCCAGCCTGCAGATTGTTCATCACTCAGCAGCTCTTTCCCACCTGGATCTTACTGCGGGACATCATGAAGGTCACACTGGTGCCGTATGGCAACGCTAAGGTGCGCTGATCTGTTTGGTGGTTTCACCGCAATATTTTcaatactgtaaatgttttgttttgcaggagCTGGTCTCGGGTAATACGACCTTCAGCTGTCAGCACGGGGAGACGGAATGCCGCGGGAACATGATTGAGGTTAAAACCTTTTCCAGGCAGGCGtcgcaaatttgcaacaggtttaatataatcaaaaattttaagtccagagtatcattttctgaaagtatcagatttttctctcttgaaaattttatttggtccacaGAGGGTTAAAGTTGGTTTGATACAAGGGCAGAGCGTTGAGTGCTTAAGGGTCACGACGCTCGGCGGCACCTCAAAATGTGTAGACGCCCACACAATGAATAAGGAAATTACCTTACTGTGCAGCTCCTAAATGCTCATTACTCGATTAgatacaaaagtttttttttttttttttacatgttaatAGTAAAATAATGAATTCAAATGTACAATACTTTATTACCTTGATGAAATTGTATTTATAATTAAGTTATAACAAGTCATAAGATAATATGTACGTGTTGGTCATTGAAGTAAAAGTTTAAATctttacaataaataaactaATTATTGAAGTAACTTCCTATTTGTACTGAAtgtaattattgtattttatatctAAGGTGAAACTTGTTGCTTTCTCAATCAACAAATCAATTATTCAATGAAATGGGTGGGAGGGAACTCAGgacatgtaaaataatttatatgGAATTATAATGAAACtcgtcaaaataaaatgtgatgaaatgtatttttcaatacttaatttattttcccttcaACAATTTGACAGTGGTTAAtcaaaggagtttttttttttacatcttttttgtattgaaaaattaatttttaaatgagTAAAACCATGTAAGTAAGAATTCTGTATATagtgtaattacattttataaaacgTTAAGTTACAATGAATCAATCAACTCATTGCTTACAAatcaatactgtacatttgtgtaatttgaggttaaaaaaaaaaaaaatcagaaagtgTGCCTACGCGTCTTACCTTGGCCTCATTAGTTTTCTTCCAGTCAAGTGACTTCTTGCAATgaattgccccccaccccaccctcttcAGGCCTGCATCCTCCACTTGTCTGCTCACACTGGTTTTCAGACCATCTACTGCATGGAATCGGCAGCGGATGTCCTCGGTGCGGCCCAGCCAGTGAGTATCTTTATTTGAGGGGGATTTAAAGATCAATCAATAGAAAGTCAGACATCATTTGCATGTATGGCGATTGATATGGAGGTCTGTCTGATCTAATTAGATATAAGGACTAACAATACAAACTGCTATCCTGTCCATTTAAATGGTTCGAcatatcaacaaacaacaatGCTGCATTTCACAGTGTCTATTTGAGAATGAATATAACACCTTGACGGGGAGTTTGGGAATAAAATTCGATGACCTGCATCCCACCGCTATTGTGTGTTCGTCGTAGTGTCTTCAGATGCACGCCCCCACCATCTCCTGGCTCAGCGTTGACTCTTGTGTCAGTGGCGGTTTGGGCCGAAGACTCATGCATGCCAACGCGGTCATGACCAGAGCATTGAGCCCCCCTCACACGCACGTCCCATGGGTCACCTTCAATGGGGTGAGTGACTCAAAACGCACGCTTGAGAGCCTCTCAGAGCCAAGTCACACCTGACGATTAATAGTTTGCAGGCAAAAGATTCGATTTGTGAGTCCACCATCTGACAAGGTTTGAAACCATTTATACATAGCGTGAATAAAACCATTAGTCAACATACATCTCGGTGTTCTCCAGTTAAGAACTGATCAGAGATTGTGACTAcgttgtataataataataaataatccaaAACTGTTTGGCAGGAATTCACAGAGGAATATGAAGATAAGGCCATGTCGTCCCTCTCCCATTTGGTTTGCCAGCTTTAT
Above is a genomic segment from Syngnathoides biaculeatus isolate LvHL_M chromosome 7, ASM1980259v1, whole genome shotgun sequence containing:
- the LOC133503172 gene encoding gamma-interferon-inducible lysosomal thiol reductase-like, with the translated sequence MTLSGLLAAAYVLVLLCSVRGNSAWSHPAKSCGYPPSQWCRSLEIALECKVQKQCMELAAIRPQEAAPPVSVTLYYESLCPACRLFITQQLFPTWILLRDIMKVTLVPYGNAKELVSGNTTFSCQHGETECRGNMIEACILHLSAHTGFQTIYCMESAADVLGAAQPCLQMHAPTISWLSVDSCVSGGLGRRLMHANAVMTRALSPPHTHVPWVTFNGEFTEEYEDKAMSSLSHLVCQLYKGVKPPACNGVPVRLDRGFC